A stretch of Chelmon rostratus isolate fCheRos1 chromosome 18, fCheRos1.pri, whole genome shotgun sequence DNA encodes these proteins:
- the mideasa gene encoding mitotic deacetylase associated SANT domain protein a isoform X1, which translates to MSLPPQVNTDKSGKHRAAAMKEPVQHSGEVYYGMGPPALESSHSDSASSSGVYNPEKGPQSLPHYQQAAPVKWMHQDSIQVPAWSQEAPVPAWGQNFGPYMSGVNVRGQMAFHKGVHEGVAMPMAGENQLPGPGEAYRDATQAQAQGRGLEWEQHAAAAMHQAQLQAYQHAHKGVELQGQHHVPSHTLQGSMLQPFQTTFRPSKQQFSTGYYSVFPGNKGVPSLAYGEQPKTQQQLLHQMQQQQMHHHHQQQQQQQQLHQQHHLQLQQQQHLQQQQQQIQQHQMQQQQLQQMQHQYHQHHQRQLQERQQHMQQMQQQQQQQQQQLQQQNVPQQETAQLQVQPKPQQTQNFVTYQPPESCPSDAALKKEEVQSVEPQQEPDSHAHDASPISAPCSEKAATNAAQPAAPRRSRRLSRDGQSPLGPPSTNIWSQASKEPPMSQNGLAGVQAVRGGESQVTTGGVIQITSRRRRASKEINLETLAQKASEMEPAKMEDGPPGRQATMVPLVIPVSVPVHRTPTDPQGGWAQGRLGPGERPAGQPDRKPSVIVARRRSLRNSITESFGQDGENDPGLDEDGKSKLKRRPRPEPLIIPPHKPSTFIPPSLYSTITSYQSNLRSPVRLPDNPLTLPPYTPPPILSPVREGTGLYFSTFLTNIASNQILPPPPPATPKSATRSLLRSTSSEITPPVLPLIADATPVSLEPRINIGQKYQADVPELQDQLSSQFDQHKADLVWLPLDDSCLKLSDQERMEDLMNMACSSVLRGGGTNQELVLHCLHECGGDFLVLLGRLMLQDPVFPKGHHLAGYHYSGSDCWTAEEKRYFNKGISAYRKDFFMVQKLVQTKTVAQCVEFYYTYKKQVKIGRNGILTFGPPDSPVEKHTEAVVDVKSSQQSKLTDGDEKRDVSYDQFHESSQQARVARSLQAHDYAGTMVMIKEPDAVNKEAHQPAAAHRPRAEPAVKKSKAPVKPPQDPDAVFPCKKCGRVFYKVKSRSAHMKSHAEQEKKAAALRQKEEEEQAAAEARARKVAAAAAAAAHQGGNGNGVMAQAEVSGQEDSSEAEDDDDEDWH; encoded by the exons ATGAGTCTCCCTCCTCAAGTTAATACTGACAAGAGCGGCAAGCATCGGGCTGCAGCCATGAAAGAGCCTGTGCAGCATTCAGGGGAGGTGTATTATGGCATGGGACCTCCGGCTTTAGAGTCAAGCCACAGTGACTCAGCTAGCAGCTCTGGTGTTTACAACCCCGAGAAAGGGCCCCAAAGTCTACCGCACTATCAACAGGCTGCTCCAGTAAAGTGGATGCACCAGGACTCCATACAGGTCCCCGCCTGGTCTCAGGAAGCTCCTGTGCCAGCCTGGGGGCAGAACTTTGGCCCCTATATGAGTGGAGTGAATGTCAGGGGTCAGATGGCGTTCCACAAGGGAGTTCACGAGGGTGTAGCTATGCCGATGGCGGGAGAGAATCAGCTGCCTGGTCCCGGCGAGGCTTATAGAGATGCCACCCAGGCTCAAGCTCAGGGGAGGGGGCTCGAGTGGGAGCAGCACGCTGCGGCTGCGATGCACCAGGCTCAGCTGCAGGCCTACCAGCACGCCCACAAAGGTGTGGAGCTCCAAGGTCAGCACCATGTGCCTTCTCACACTTTGCAGGGGTCCATGCTGCAACCCTTCCAGACAACATTTAGGCCCAGCAAGCAACAGTTCTCAACCGGTTATTACTCTGTTTTTCCAGGCAACAAGGGAGTGCCGAGCCTGGCGTACGGCGAGCAGCCCAAAACTCAACAACAGCTGCTCCACcagatgcagcagcaacaaatgcatcaccatcaccagcagcagcaacagcaacagcagctgcatcagcagcatcaccttcagttgcagcagcagcagcacttgcagcaacagcagcaacaaatcCAACAGCatcagatgcagcagcagcaactgcagcagatgcagcacCAGTATCACCAGCATCACCAGCGACAGCTACAGGAGCGGCAGCAGCACATGCAGcaaatgcaacagcagcagcagcagcagcagcagcagttgcagcaaCAAAATGTGCCACAGCAAGAAACAGCACAGCTGCAGGTGCAGCCAAAACcgcaacaaacacaaaactttgTGACTTATCAGCCTCCTGAGTCTTGTCCGTCTGATGCCGCGCTTAAAAAGGAGGAGGTCCAGTCAGTGGAGCCGCAGCAGGAACCAGATTCTCATGCCCACGATGCATCACCCATATCCGCTCCATGCTCTGAAAAGGCCGCCACAAATGCTGCACAGCCAGCTGCACCTCGGCGCTCGCGTCGCCTTTCCAGAGACGGACAATCCCCACTGGGTCCCCCCTCGACAAACATCTGGTCTCAAGCCTCCAAAGAGCCTCCTATGTCCCAGAATGGGTTAGCAGGCGTACAGGCtgtgagaggaggggaaagcCAGGTGACAACAGGAGGGGTCATCCAGATCACCAGTAGGAGAAGGAGGGCGTCTAAGGAGATCAACTTGGAGACTCTGGCCCAGAAGGCGTCAGAAATGGAGCCTGCTAAAATG GAAGACGGTCCTCCGGGCAGGCAGGCCACCATGGTGCCCCTGGTGATCCCCGTGTCTGTTCCAGTGCACAGGACTCCGACAGATCCTCAGGGTGGCTGGGCTCAGGGACGACTCGGCCCGGGTGAGCGACCCGCGGGACAGCCCGACCGCAAACCTTCGGTCATCGTGGCTCGTCGGCGATCACTCAGAAACTCCATTACTGAGAGTTTTGGCCAG GACGGGGAGAACGATCCGGGGCTGGACGAGGACGGAAAATCCAAACTTAAGCGCAGACCTCGCCCGGAGCCTCTCATCATCCCTCCACACAAACCATCcaccttcatccctccatccctctacTCCACCATCACTTCCTACCAGAGCAACCTGCGCTCTCCAGTGCGCCTGCCGGACAACCCCCTCACCCTGCCCCCGTACACCCCTCCGCCCATCCTGTCTCCCGTGCGCGAGGGCACCGGACTCTACTTCTCCACCTTCCTGACCAACATCGCAAGCAACCAGAtcctgccgccgccgccgcctgcTACGCCCAAATCTGCGACACGCAGCCTGTTGCGCTCCA cgAGTTCTGAAATCACACCTCCCGTTCTGCCCTTGATCGCTGATGCCACACCTGTCAGCCTTGAACC ACGTATCAACATCGGGCAGAAGTACCAGGCAGACGTTCCCGAGTTGCAAGATCAGCTCTCCTCCCAGTTTGACCAGCACAAGGCCGACTTGGTTTGGCTCCCTCTGGACGACTCCTGCCTCAAACTCAGCGATCAAGAGAGGA tggAGGATTTGATGAACATGGCTTGTTCCAGTGTGCTCAGGGGCGGAGGAACCAACCAGGAGCTGGTTTTACACTGTTTACATGAATGTGGAGGTGATTTCCTT GTGCTGCTGGGGCGCTTGATGCTTCAGGACCCAGTTTTCCCCAAAGGCCATCACCTGGCGGGTTATCACTACTCAG GCTCTGACTGCTGGACCGCAGAAGAGAAGCGCTACTTCAATAAGGGGATCTCTGCCTACAGGAAGGACTTCTTTATGGTGCAGAAACTG GTGCAGACCAAGACTGTGGCTCAGTGTGTGGAGTTTTACTACACATACAAGAAGCAGGTGAAGATCGGTCGCAACGGGATTTTAACCTTTGGCCCTCCGGATTCACCAGTGGAGAAGCACACAGAGGCCGTGGTGGATGTTAAG AGTTCACAGCAGTCAAAATTGACGGATGGCGACGAGAAGAGGGACGTTTCTTACGACCAGTTCCATGAGAGCAGCCAGCAGGCGAGGGTTGCTCGGTCACTACAGGCTCACGACTAT GCAGGAACGATGGTGATGATCAAAGAGCCGGACGCTGTGAACAAGGAGGCTCACCAGCCGGCAGCAGCTCACAGACCTCGGGCTGAGCCCGCAGTGAAGAAGAGCAAAGCGCCAGTGAAGCCCCCGCAGGATCCTGATGCAGTATTTCCGTGCAAGAAATGTGGCAG GGTGTTTTATAAAGTGAAGAGTCGAAGTGCTCACATGAAAAGTCATGCGGAGCAGGAGAAGAAGGCTGCAGCGCTGCgtcagaaagaggaggaggagcaggcagcagctgaagctCGAGCCAGgaaggtggcggcggcggcggcggctgcaGCTCATCAGGGAGGAAATGGGAACGGAGTGATGGCGCAGGCGGAGGTCAGCGGCCAGGAAGACTCATCTGAGGCCGAGGATGACGACGACGAAGACTGGCattga
- the mideasa gene encoding mitotic deacetylase associated SANT domain protein a isoform X2, with translation MSLPPQVNTDKSGKHRAAAMKEPVQHSGEVYYGMGPPALESSHSDSASSSGVYNPEKGPQSLPHYQQAAPVKWMHQDSIQVPAWSQEAPVPAWGQNFGPYMSGVNVRGQMAFHKGVHEGVAMPMAGENQLPGPGEAYRDATQAQAQGRGLEWEQHAAAAMHQAQLQAYQHAHKGVELQGNKGVPSLAYGEQPKTQQQLLHQMQQQQMHHHHQQQQQQQQLHQQHHLQLQQQQHLQQQQQQIQQHQMQQQQLQQMQHQYHQHHQRQLQERQQHMQQMQQQQQQQQQQLQQQNVPQQETAQLQVQPKPQQTQNFVTYQPPESCPSDAALKKEEVQSVEPQQEPDSHAHDASPISAPCSEKAATNAAQPAAPRRSRRLSRDGQSPLGPPSTNIWSQASKEPPMSQNGLAGVQAVRGGESQVTTGGVIQITSRRRRASKEINLETLAQKASEMEPAKMEDGPPGRQATMVPLVIPVSVPVHRTPTDPQGGWAQGRLGPGERPAGQPDRKPSVIVARRRSLRNSITESFGQDGENDPGLDEDGKSKLKRRPRPEPLIIPPHKPSTFIPPSLYSTITSYQSNLRSPVRLPDNPLTLPPYTPPPILSPVREGTGLYFSTFLTNIASNQILPPPPPATPKSATRSLLRSTSSEITPPVLPLIADATPVSLEPRINIGQKYQADVPELQDQLSSQFDQHKADLVWLPLDDSCLKLSDQERMEDLMNMACSSVLRGGGTNQELVLHCLHECGGDFLVLLGRLMLQDPVFPKGHHLAGYHYSGSDCWTAEEKRYFNKGISAYRKDFFMVQKLVQTKTVAQCVEFYYTYKKQVKIGRNGILTFGPPDSPVEKHTEAVVDVKSSQQSKLTDGDEKRDVSYDQFHESSQQARVARSLQAHDYAGTMVMIKEPDAVNKEAHQPAAAHRPRAEPAVKKSKAPVKPPQDPDAVFPCKKCGRVFYKVKSRSAHMKSHAEQEKKAAALRQKEEEEQAAAEARARKVAAAAAAAAHQGGNGNGVMAQAEVSGQEDSSEAEDDDDEDWH, from the exons ATGAGTCTCCCTCCTCAAGTTAATACTGACAAGAGCGGCAAGCATCGGGCTGCAGCCATGAAAGAGCCTGTGCAGCATTCAGGGGAGGTGTATTATGGCATGGGACCTCCGGCTTTAGAGTCAAGCCACAGTGACTCAGCTAGCAGCTCTGGTGTTTACAACCCCGAGAAAGGGCCCCAAAGTCTACCGCACTATCAACAGGCTGCTCCAGTAAAGTGGATGCACCAGGACTCCATACAGGTCCCCGCCTGGTCTCAGGAAGCTCCTGTGCCAGCCTGGGGGCAGAACTTTGGCCCCTATATGAGTGGAGTGAATGTCAGGGGTCAGATGGCGTTCCACAAGGGAGTTCACGAGGGTGTAGCTATGCCGATGGCGGGAGAGAATCAGCTGCCTGGTCCCGGCGAGGCTTATAGAGATGCCACCCAGGCTCAAGCTCAGGGGAGGGGGCTCGAGTGGGAGCAGCACGCTGCGGCTGCGATGCACCAGGCTCAGCTGCAGGCCTACCAGCACGCCCACAAAGGTGTGGAGCTCCAAG GCAACAAGGGAGTGCCGAGCCTGGCGTACGGCGAGCAGCCCAAAACTCAACAACAGCTGCTCCACcagatgcagcagcaacaaatgcatcaccatcaccagcagcagcaacagcaacagcagctgcatcagcagcatcaccttcagttgcagcagcagcagcacttgcagcaacagcagcaacaaatcCAACAGCatcagatgcagcagcagcaactgcagcagatgcagcacCAGTATCACCAGCATCACCAGCGACAGCTACAGGAGCGGCAGCAGCACATGCAGcaaatgcaacagcagcagcagcagcagcagcagcagttgcagcaaCAAAATGTGCCACAGCAAGAAACAGCACAGCTGCAGGTGCAGCCAAAACcgcaacaaacacaaaactttgTGACTTATCAGCCTCCTGAGTCTTGTCCGTCTGATGCCGCGCTTAAAAAGGAGGAGGTCCAGTCAGTGGAGCCGCAGCAGGAACCAGATTCTCATGCCCACGATGCATCACCCATATCCGCTCCATGCTCTGAAAAGGCCGCCACAAATGCTGCACAGCCAGCTGCACCTCGGCGCTCGCGTCGCCTTTCCAGAGACGGACAATCCCCACTGGGTCCCCCCTCGACAAACATCTGGTCTCAAGCCTCCAAAGAGCCTCCTATGTCCCAGAATGGGTTAGCAGGCGTACAGGCtgtgagaggaggggaaagcCAGGTGACAACAGGAGGGGTCATCCAGATCACCAGTAGGAGAAGGAGGGCGTCTAAGGAGATCAACTTGGAGACTCTGGCCCAGAAGGCGTCAGAAATGGAGCCTGCTAAAATG GAAGACGGTCCTCCGGGCAGGCAGGCCACCATGGTGCCCCTGGTGATCCCCGTGTCTGTTCCAGTGCACAGGACTCCGACAGATCCTCAGGGTGGCTGGGCTCAGGGACGACTCGGCCCGGGTGAGCGACCCGCGGGACAGCCCGACCGCAAACCTTCGGTCATCGTGGCTCGTCGGCGATCACTCAGAAACTCCATTACTGAGAGTTTTGGCCAG GACGGGGAGAACGATCCGGGGCTGGACGAGGACGGAAAATCCAAACTTAAGCGCAGACCTCGCCCGGAGCCTCTCATCATCCCTCCACACAAACCATCcaccttcatccctccatccctctacTCCACCATCACTTCCTACCAGAGCAACCTGCGCTCTCCAGTGCGCCTGCCGGACAACCCCCTCACCCTGCCCCCGTACACCCCTCCGCCCATCCTGTCTCCCGTGCGCGAGGGCACCGGACTCTACTTCTCCACCTTCCTGACCAACATCGCAAGCAACCAGAtcctgccgccgccgccgcctgcTACGCCCAAATCTGCGACACGCAGCCTGTTGCGCTCCA cgAGTTCTGAAATCACACCTCCCGTTCTGCCCTTGATCGCTGATGCCACACCTGTCAGCCTTGAACC ACGTATCAACATCGGGCAGAAGTACCAGGCAGACGTTCCCGAGTTGCAAGATCAGCTCTCCTCCCAGTTTGACCAGCACAAGGCCGACTTGGTTTGGCTCCCTCTGGACGACTCCTGCCTCAAACTCAGCGATCAAGAGAGGA tggAGGATTTGATGAACATGGCTTGTTCCAGTGTGCTCAGGGGCGGAGGAACCAACCAGGAGCTGGTTTTACACTGTTTACATGAATGTGGAGGTGATTTCCTT GTGCTGCTGGGGCGCTTGATGCTTCAGGACCCAGTTTTCCCCAAAGGCCATCACCTGGCGGGTTATCACTACTCAG GCTCTGACTGCTGGACCGCAGAAGAGAAGCGCTACTTCAATAAGGGGATCTCTGCCTACAGGAAGGACTTCTTTATGGTGCAGAAACTG GTGCAGACCAAGACTGTGGCTCAGTGTGTGGAGTTTTACTACACATACAAGAAGCAGGTGAAGATCGGTCGCAACGGGATTTTAACCTTTGGCCCTCCGGATTCACCAGTGGAGAAGCACACAGAGGCCGTGGTGGATGTTAAG AGTTCACAGCAGTCAAAATTGACGGATGGCGACGAGAAGAGGGACGTTTCTTACGACCAGTTCCATGAGAGCAGCCAGCAGGCGAGGGTTGCTCGGTCACTACAGGCTCACGACTAT GCAGGAACGATGGTGATGATCAAAGAGCCGGACGCTGTGAACAAGGAGGCTCACCAGCCGGCAGCAGCTCACAGACCTCGGGCTGAGCCCGCAGTGAAGAAGAGCAAAGCGCCAGTGAAGCCCCCGCAGGATCCTGATGCAGTATTTCCGTGCAAGAAATGTGGCAG GGTGTTTTATAAAGTGAAGAGTCGAAGTGCTCACATGAAAAGTCATGCGGAGCAGGAGAAGAAGGCTGCAGCGCTGCgtcagaaagaggaggaggagcaggcagcagctgaagctCGAGCCAGgaaggtggcggcggcggcggcggctgcaGCTCATCAGGGAGGAAATGGGAACGGAGTGATGGCGCAGGCGGAGGTCAGCGGCCAGGAAGACTCATCTGAGGCCGAGGATGACGACGACGAAGACTGGCattga